ATTTTCGTACCGAGCCGCGAGCCGCCAACTGACGGAGAAGGGGTGGGGCGTCGCCGCCGAATTCCACATCCGCAGCGTCGGGACCGAAGCGATCGACAAGCGGGGTTTTCGAATTGGACATCTCGAAGGTCTCCAGACTTGAACGTCGGGATCATAAATTATTTGGTTGCGTTTTGGAGCACTTCGGAGCCGAATGATCGAAAAGATCGCGCCGTTTTCGGCGGAGGATGATTGCAATGGATATGAAACTAACGCCCGAGCAAACCAAGCTCCGCAGCGCTGCGCGTGAATTGGCCGAAACCGAATTCGCGCCGAAGGCGGCGGAGATCGATCGAACCGAAGCCTACCCTTTCGACAACGTGGCTGCTCTGAAGGCCGCGGGCTTCATGGGCTATACAATTCCGACATCCTACGGCGGTCGGGGAGGAAGTTATTTCGAGGCCGCCCTGATCATCGAGGAAATGGCGCGGGTATGCGGGGCGACGGGACGCATTACGGTTGAAGCCAACATGGGCGCCATCTCCGCGGTCATGCAGTATGGCACCGAGAAGCAGAAGCGGATGGGAGCTGATCTCGTTCTTTCGGGCGACAAGCCGGCGATCTGCATCACCGAGCCGGAAGCCGGATCGGCCGCGACCGAGATGACGACGCGTGCGGACAAGCACGGCAACACGTATGTCATCCGAGGCAAGAAGCACTGGATCACGGGCGGCGGGGTTTCCAAACTCCACCTGATCTTCGCCCGGGTATTCGATGAGCGAGGTGAGGAGCAGGGGATCGGCGGATTCCTCGCACTCAAGGGGACGCCCGGCCTGACCGTCGGCAAACGCGAACCCGCAATGGGGCTCCGCGGCATCCCTGAAACAGAGATCATCTTCGAAAACCTGGAAGTTCAGGACGATATGCTGGTGCTGCCGCCGCGCGGGCTTCGGCGCGGCTTTGCGGACCTTATCGACGCATACAACAGCCAGCGGGTCGGGGCCGGTACAGTCGCGCTCGGGCTCGCGCAGGGTGCGTTTGAGAAGGCCATGGCCTTCGTGAAAGAACGCAAGCAGTTCGGT
This portion of the Bradyrhizobium sp. AZCC 2262 genome encodes:
- the acdA gene encoding 3-sulfinopropanoyl-CoA desulfinase, yielding MDMKLTPEQTKLRSAARELAETEFAPKAAEIDRTEAYPFDNVAALKAAGFMGYTIPTSYGGRGGSYFEAALIIEEMARVCGATGRITVEANMGAISAVMQYGTEKQKRMGADLVLSGDKPAICITEPEAGSAATEMTTRADKHGNTYVIRGKKHWITGGGVSKLHLIFARVFDERGEEQGIGGFLALKGTPGLTVGKREPAMGLRGIPETEIIFENLEVQDDMLVLPPRGLRRGFADLIDAYNSQRVGAGTVALGLAQGAFEKAMAFVKERKQFGRPIAEFQGLQWMLADMAVALNAARLSLHQAALSADPFPDPLLAAQAKIIASETANTVTNQALQLFGARGYSRDYPLERMVRDARMFTIAGGTAQVLRTLVASRILDTKIPQTRNGYLEAVQAPSLAAK